Genomic DNA from Arthrobacter sp. B1I2:
GCGCTGGGTCTTGCCAGAGGTTTCTTGGGTGCTGCGGGAACAGGAGGTCCCTCGCCGCGCGGGGCTGCTGTACGTGCGTTCTCGGCTACAGCCGGAATACCTGTGCTCATGTGCCCCCCTAGGTGGTCATTTGCGGGATGTCCCCTTGTGGTGCCGGTAAGGGAACTCTAGGAAGCCCCGGGAGCAAGCGGAAGGAACTTTTTCGCTCACGGCCACTTATTGTTCCAATCTTGAGCCTGGCTCCAATCGGTAGCGGCCATAGCAGCACAGCAAATCAGTAGAGCGACGCCGTCGACCCAGGACTACATCCTGAAACTATCCCGGCTTTTGACCGGCATGGCTGTTGTTTTGCACTTGGGACTTGTCCACCATGGGAAGGGTGGGAAGGACGGGCAGGTGCCATCGGCACGTGTGGGCTCTGTGCATGCTGCTCTCTTCAGGAGGATCGGCAGGGTGCTCGTATGAATACCCCGAGCCCGTGAATACACCAGCCTTTGACCCGGCCCCGTTATCAGAATCCCCGCAGGCATACGTTGATCCGCTGGTCCTGGAGCGAGAGGTCAAGAACTACGCTGAGCTGGACCGGATCCTTCGGGCAGTGCCGGGACCTGTCCTCCTTTTTGAGGAGGGACCGCTGGACGGCCCAGTTAGAGGCTTTGGCACCGCCGAGAAGGTGCCTGCGGCGGGGCGGTACTCTGTCACCGCAGCCTGTGTTGGTGCTTCCGGCGCGACGGTCTCCGTTGGGCAGGAGCATCCCGGTGCCCCCTTTCAGCCCACCGCTCTTTCCCTGGACTGCGCCGGGACCAGTTCGCAGGTGATTGACCTTGAAAAGGGGTACGTGTTCGCGCATTTGGTGCTGCCCGGCCCGGGCGATACTCCGTGGACGGGCGCGGTGGGAGGTGTGCGTGTGACCGGAACCGGTTGAGCGGCCGGTACCCCGCACATTTCCCCCTTATAGAGCGTGGCCGTCATTTCGATGCGGTGGCAGCACAGACAACTGTTCCAAGTGGGCGACCGGTGCCGCTCAATAACATGCACAAACCCGACGACTGCGCTCCCGCGCGTTCTTCGGCTACCAGCATGTAACCAGGAGCCGCCGCCCTCGTTGCGCCGGAAGGGGCGTGCATAGATAACCCCGCCCAAGGCAGCGCCGATGATGGCCGCAATCAGATAGATAACAACACCCGCTCGCCTAACCTCGCGGCAATGACTATTTGGGGGTAGGTAACGCATGAGCCTCAGTCCGGCTTGCTTTTGGTGTCCTGGGCATCCTGTACGGCATCGCCACGTTCCTGGTGGCGCCGGTTTTGCAGTGTACGCGCGATTCCCGAAGCCGGAGAGGACTTCTACACGCGGCTGACGCACGGCCGACGCCAGCCGTTGCACCCCTGGACACTTCCTGCCAGCCGGCGTTAACTTCGAGACGGACGCAGGAGTTCCAGGAAAGAAGGGCAGCACCATGACAGGTCCTGCTACAGGGAACCAGGTGCGCGCGGCCGTAGACCGAGCCACCGACGAAATGATCTACATCGGTCCGGACCATCCCTATTATCCCTTGCTGGCTGACCTGGTGTCTGCAGTCGGGAAGGCCTGGCAGCAGGGGTTTGAGCAGGGCCGGGATGGTAGCCACGGGCCAAACCCCTATACGTGGGCCCGGCGTGACGAATAGTAGTTGCAGCCGGATGGCGGCCCAAAGCAGGGGACATTGCTTGGTCTTCAAAGCCGAGCAGGACCCAGGCGGTGGTTTCTGTTCTAGGCCTGCTGGCTTCTGACATCGCCATCATGCACCCGATTCCTACTCATCAACTTTGAGCGATGTGGCTCCGCAGATCAGCGTCAGCCCGTCGTCGGTGGCCAGCCGGCAGCCCTGGTCTTTCACCCGCGGCCATCCTGCGATCTCCGGGGCGTCACGGGTCCGCTTGTAGTGAAACTCGTCGTGCCCGGTGTAGATGACGACACTGTCTCCGTCGAAACCATCCTGGGTAATAAGCACTGATTGTCCGTCAGTGGCCACGATCTTCACGTCGTCGCCGAGGCCGACAGCTCCTATCAAGGCGAAGGTGAGGGTGATGGCCAAGTAAGGCAGGGCCGCCGCGACCGCCACACCAGTGGTCCAACCGACGGTAATCCTCAACGCCTTCCGGGTAATGCGGCGGATCAGCGCCGGAATCAGGAACACCAGGCCCACGGCCCCGATGAAGGACGCCAGGAACATCAGCCCATAAACCAGGTTGGAAGCCCGGACACCGACGTAGAGGAGCAGGCCCTGCCTGGAAGCCTCGCGGTCCGCTGAGTCAACTGCCAAGTAACATACTGCGACGACGGCGGCAGCGGCCAGAAGAGGCACGCCCCAGATCTCGCGGCGCCTCATGCGGGACCACCGTTGCTGCCGGACGCGTCTGGCCGAACGTACTCGACTGTCAGCAGATCACCGACCCGGCAACCGAGCACTTCGCAGATCGCCGTCAGGGTGGAGAACCGGATTGCCTTCGCGCGGTCGTTCTTCAGTACCGACAGGTTTACCAGGCTGATTCCCACGCGTTTGCTTAGCTCTGTCAGGGTCATGCCGCGCTCCGCCAGCAACTCATCCAAATGGCAGTGGATGTTCAATAGCCCACCAACCGGCATCAGACCAGCCCCTCGGTGTCTCTGTGTAGCCTTCGGCCGTACTCGAAGACTCCCGCGACCAGAAGCAGGGCAAGGCCAAGCATGAACGGAGCAAGATTGAATTCCGCCGGGAAGACCGGCGACTCCCCCCGGCGTCCGGGCCTGGCGTCGCTTTGGCTGCGCTTAAGTGCCATTAGTCCCCTAATTATCGAAAGCCGTTAACAACGACTTTCGATAAGCTAATGGTTCCGCAGCCAGCAGTCAATGGCTACCCTGAGCGATGGGATCTCATTTGCCGTCCGGGGGAACAGCGTCGCACCACCCTGGTCTTCGTATGGGTAGATCCATGCCCAGGAGTCGGAGGTGCAATGGGGGTCGATGGACCCTAGGTCAGTCCATGGGGGGATGCAAGGCTGAAATCACCGATCATCCCATCGCCTGGAAGGTTTGACCCATGTTCACTCTTCGCACCCTTGGGGGGATCGCCCTGCTGATGGCCGGAAGCAGCTGGCTCTGGCTCACTCCCACCTTTGCGACCCGCGGGCTTGATACCTCATCGGTTTGGTGGGCTATCACTATGGTCCTCTCCCTGGTAACCATCCTTGGTTTCTGCGTCGCGACCTGGGGGTTGTTCGCTCGCTGGAGCTGGTGGGAATACGCTGCACTCGCCTCCGCAGCCCTGGGACTTGTGGCCCTCCTGCCGTACTGGTTTGCCGCGGTAGGTTCCGGCGAGACAGTCGGTACGGCGACATGGAATGCATTTGTCCACGTCATGATGGTCGCCCTCGTGGCGGTGCTGCTGCTCGTGCCGCCGCTTGAACGGTGGGTCGACCAGCAGGTAATGGGCTAAGGAGGAGCCGCGCGAGGTGACAGGTCCCAAGGGTTATTGCGGGCTGCGGGCACCCTTCGACCCGCACTCAAGGGTCAACGCACCACCATACGGTGACCGGCATCCAGGCGCTGGGTCCAGCCGCGCGAATCCAGGTGTTCCAGCAGCGGAACCGCAACCCGGCGTGTTGTGCCAAGTGCCTGACGTGCCTGGCTTGTGGTGAAGGGCTGCTCCAGGCCGGCGAGGGTGCGCATCGCCAGGGCCGGCGCCGAAGGCAGCAGCACCACCCCGTCACGCAACCGCAGCAAGCGCCCCGTGCGTTCGGCGGCAGCCAGCTCCCGCGCGCCCAAGCCCAACGCCGCCAGCTCGTCGGATTCCGGGGCATGGAATGCCTGGGCGCCCAGCCTCCGCTCCAACTCCGCAATTGCCGGCTCGACGGCACCAAGGTTGCCCCGGCTGCCGGGCAACCGGAAGTGGCCGCCATCCTGTTCCACGGCTGCCCCGCGGACGACGTGGGACAGCAACCTCTCGTCAGGCAGTTTCAGGAGACCCCGGGCGGCCCCCATGGAAAGGCCCGGGGCCAAAGGATCTCGCTTCTGCAGTGCCTGGACTGCACTGCGCAGCTGATGCTGCCATGCCTCAAGGACAGGAGCGTGCACCCACCAATCATCGAGGACCTGTACGCCGGAGGGCGCCTCCGCGTCGTGCCCGGACAGCAGCCCGAGCCGGCGGAGATGTTCCACCTGTACCGCCCCGCGGGCTGCTACTTCAGCGAGGACGTCTCCTGAGGGGTCCATACCGGCAAGCCGCTCGGCCCAGTGGGCGCCGTCGCCGCGCCGCCGCAAAGCAGGTGGATCGGCGTCGAGGATGCGTGCCCCGCCCAGCACGGAGCGGCTCCCGGGGTCACGGAGCACCAGCCGGTCTCCCAGGACGAGCGGCAGGTGCCTGTCGAGGACGAGCCGGGCGTGGTCAGCACCGAAGGGACGCAGCCGGGCCGGTACCGACGCAGTGCCAACATGCACCATGAGCTGCTCCGGCACCTCCGTATAGGCCACACCGGTCGTCCGTTGGATGCCCAGGACGCCGGTGGTGGGCCACGCATCGGGAGTAAGCAGCGCATCCCCGCGCCGGATGTCCGTGGCGGAAACGTCACGCAGGTTCAAGGCCACACGGTTGACCGGCCCCACCGAGGTGTACGAGGTGTCGCGGCTTTGCAGGCCACGGACGACGACGGACCGGGAACCAAAGTGACCAAGCAAGGTAAGCCGGTCCCCCTGGATGATCGTTCCTGCTGCCAGCGTTCCGGTCACCACCGTGCCGGAACCGGTGATCGTGAACGAGCGGTCCACCCACAACCGGACCCGCCCATCGGTGGCGGGATGAGGCACGCTGGCCAGGACGCCGTCGAGCGCTGCACGCAGGTCAGCCAGGCCAGTGCCGTCGATGGCGGACACGGCGACTGCCGGGGCGTCCCTGAGGCCAGTCCCGGCCAACTCCACGCGGGTCCGTGCCAGTACGTCCGCCACCCGCTGGCTGGACGCCCGGTCCGCGCGGCTGAGGACCACCACACCGTGTTCAATGCCCAGCGCCGCCACGGCGTCCCGGTGGTCGCTCGACTGCGCCTGCCAGCCTTCGTCCGCCGCGACGACGAAACAGACCACCGGCGCCGGGCCGATTCCAGCAAGCATGTTGCCCAGGAAGCGCTCGTGGCCCGGTACGTCGACAAACGCAACGTCCTGTCCGGACGGCAACGTGGTCCACGCATAACCCAGGTCAATTGTCAGCCCACGGCGCCGTTCTTCCTCCCACCGGTCCGGCTCCATGCCGGTCAGGGCACGGACGAGGGTGCTCTTGCCGGAATCAACATGTCCGGCGGTGGCAATGACGTGCACCGCTCAGCCCGCCCTGCCCGCATCCGCAGCCTCGCGGGTTGCCAGCGCCTGCCGGACGGCCTCGAGAATCCGGTCGTCGTCCCCTGCGGGCACGCACCGCAGATCGATCAGGCAGGAGCCGTCGTGGACGCGCGGAAGCACGGCGGGATCGCCGGTGCGCAGGAGCCGCGCCAGTCCTTCGGGGAGCCGGAGCGCCCACCCGGGCAGGGGAAAGCCGGGGGCGCCCCCGCCGCCTACCCTGCCGTCATGGGGCACC
This window encodes:
- a CDS encoding helix-turn-helix domain-containing protein — translated: MPVGGLLNIHCHLDELLAERGMTLTELSKRVGISLVNLSVLKNDRAKAIRFSTLTAICEVLGCRVGDLLTVEYVRPDASGSNGGPA
- the selB gene encoding selenocysteine-specific translation elongation factor — encoded protein: MHVIATAGHVDSGKSTLVRALTGMEPDRWEEERRRGLTIDLGYAWTTLPSGQDVAFVDVPGHERFLGNMLAGIGPAPVVCFVVAADEGWQAQSSDHRDAVAALGIEHGVVVLSRADRASSQRVADVLARTRVELAGTGLRDAPAVAVSAIDGTGLADLRAALDGVLASVPHPATDGRVRLWVDRSFTITGSGTVVTGTLAAGTIIQGDRLTLLGHFGSRSVVVRGLQSRDTSYTSVGPVNRVALNLRDVSATDIRRGDALLTPDAWPTTGVLGIQRTTGVAYTEVPEQLMVHVGTASVPARLRPFGADHARLVLDRHLPLVLGDRLVLRDPGSRSVLGGARILDADPPALRRRGDGAHWAERLAGMDPSGDVLAEVAARGAVQVEHLRRLGLLSGHDAEAPSGVQVLDDWWVHAPVLEAWQHQLRSAVQALQKRDPLAPGLSMGAARGLLKLPDERLLSHVVRGAAVEQDGGHFRLPGSRGNLGAVEPAIAELERRLGAQAFHAPESDELAALGLGARELAAAERTGRLLRLRDGVVLLPSAPALAMRTLAGLEQPFTTSQARQALGTTRRVAVPLLEHLDSRGWTQRLDAGHRMVVR